One window of Candidatus Beckwithbacteria bacterium genomic DNA carries:
- a CDS encoding ferredoxin gives MTDYDISIDQKKCIAAASCVAVAMNTFSLNQDNVAEVINETGDSSELILLAAQSCPTQAIILKEKKSGRQIWPKA, from the coding sequence ATGACTGATTACGACATTAGTATTGACCAAAAAAAATGTATTGCCGCGGCTTCGTGTGTGGCGGTAGCTATGAATACCTTTAGCTTAAATCAAGACAACGTAGCTGAGGTTATCAACGAAACAGGCGATAGTAGTGAGCTTATCTTGCTAGCAGCCCAATCCTGTCCTACCCAAGCTATTATTTTGAAAGAGAAAAAATCAGGTCGGCAAATCTGGCCAAAGGCCTAA
- a CDS encoding iron-sulfur cluster assembly scaffold protein, with the protein MDIYRNDLVKLFKNPHNFGTMKQADITIDDVNVNCGDQIKMQVKLDKAGKKITDIKFVCFGCLVCVTATSVLTDMVKGKTVEEAKKITMADLQKALNIKIGPGKFNCINLGLNALVGGLKKYENGSKK; encoded by the coding sequence ATGGATATTTACCGTAATGATTTAGTAAAGCTTTTCAAAAATCCGCACAACTTTGGCACCATGAAACAGGCTGATATTACTATTGATGATGTCAATGTTAACTGTGGTGACCAGATCAAAATGCAGGTTAAGTTGGACAAAGCTGGCAAAAAAATTACTGATATTAAATTTGTTTGTTTTGGTTGTCTGGTTTGTGTGACGGCCACCTCGGTTTTAACAGATATGGTTAAAGGTAAAACGGTGGAAGAAGCTAAAAAAATTACTATGGCCGATTTGCAAAAAGCACTCAATATTAAAATCGGGCCAGGGAAATTTAACTGCATTAATTTAGGACTTAATGCTTTGGTAGGAGGATTGAAAAAATATGAAAATGGGAGTAAAAAATAA
- a CDS encoding DUF1858 domain-containing protein — protein MTNKKISKTQNIAQIAQQNPEAVHKLVSDYGLHCLGCPMAAFESLEEGAQAHGMSAEEIDSMIEELNKKK, from the coding sequence ATGACTAATAAAAAAATCAGCAAAACTCAAAATATAGCTCAAATCGCTCAGCAAAATCCTGAAGCTGTCCATAAACTGGTCAGTGATTACGGCTTGCACTGTTTGGGTTGTCCGATGGCAGCTTTTGAAAGTTTAGAAGAAGGAGCTCAAGCTCATGGCATGAGCGCTGAAGAAATTGATAGCATGATAGAAGAGCTTAATAAAAAGAAATAA
- the mutM gene encoding bifunctional DNA-formamidopyrimidine glycosylase/DNA-(apurinic or apyrimidinic site) lyase — MPELPEVETLTKQLRTVLIGKTITKITVYRAKNFVGSVTLLNQQTVESISRRAKIIIFHFQNPWPVLLVHLKMTGQLIYVGDSKKGKKAKKIVGGHPTLDWINALPSKHTRVQISFSDKSQLFFNDQRTFGWLKVVLNKKQLDQELANFSPIEPLKKSFTPAYLAQMLAKSSRPVKIVIMEQKLLAGVGNIYANDGLWLARIDPRRPANSLNKSEIKKLHDSLNTVIAAGIAHGGASESTYKQLDGMLGSYQNHFLTYKRDGQACSHCGTKLVKIQLGGRGTFFCPHCQK, encoded by the coding sequence ATGCCAGAACTTCCAGAGGTTGAAACCCTGACCAAACAGCTACGAACCGTTTTGATTGGCAAAACTATTACCAAGATTACAGTGTATCGAGCTAAAAATTTTGTTGGCTCTGTTACACTACTCAATCAGCAAACAGTTGAAAGTATTAGTCGCCGCGCCAAAATTATCATATTCCACTTTCAAAATCCCTGGCCAGTTCTGCTAGTCCATTTAAAAATGACTGGTCAGCTCATTTATGTAGGTGATAGCAAAAAAGGTAAGAAAGCAAAAAAAATTGTAGGAGGTCATCCAACCTTGGATTGGATCAATGCACTGCCTAGTAAACATACCAGAGTTCAGATTAGTTTTTCCGACAAAAGCCAACTATTTTTTAATGATCAGCGTACCTTTGGTTGGCTCAAAGTTGTACTAAACAAAAAACAGCTGGATCAGGAACTGGCTAATTTTAGTCCAATTGAACCGCTCAAAAAATCGTTTACTCCTGCTTATTTAGCCCAAATGCTTGCTAAATCCAGTCGGCCGGTCAAGATTGTCATTATGGAACAAAAACTACTGGCAGGAGTTGGCAATATTTATGCCAATGACGGTTTATGGTTAGCCAGGATTGATCCCCGTCGGCCAGCTAATAGTTTAAATAAATCTGAGATTAAAAAATTACATGACAGTTTAAATACAGTTATTGCAGCCGGGATTGCTCATGGTGGAGCCTCAGAAAGTACCTATAAGCAGTTGGATGGGATGTTGGGCTCATATCAAAACCATTTTCTAACCTATAAAAGAGATGGCCAAGCTTGTTCCCATTGTGGGACGAAACTTGTTAAAATACAGCTAGGAGGTCGAGGCACCTTCTTTTGCCCGCACTGCCAGAAATAG